The segment GACACTGTTTATGATTTTATCTGGGCTTTATGGCGCGCAAGCTGGTGAAATACGCGCCGATGGGCGCGCTATATGCGCCGATGAGCTTCGCGCGTATAGCAACAACATAAGCGCGGTTTTTAGCGATTTTTATCTGTTTGATTATATCGTGGGTGATGAAAATACTGCGCGCGAGTGGTTAGAGATCATGGAAATTTCGCAAAAGGTCAGTATCGAAGGGGGCAAATTTAGCACCACAAATCTCTCCGCAGGTCAGCGCAAACGCCTAGCACTCGCGGCTGCGCTAAGCGAAGGGCGCAAATTTATCATGCTCGATGAGTGGGCAGCAGATCAAGACCCACACTTTCGCGCGCACTTTTACGAGTGCATAATCCCAAGGCTCAAAGAGCGCGGATACACGATATTTGCGATAAGTCACGATGATAAATATTTCGGCGTGGCAGATAAAATTTATAAAATGAGCGGGGGCGAAATTTCACAAATTCGCTGAAATTTCGCTATAAATTTTGTCGGATTAATTTTTCTTTGATAAAAATTTAATTTTAATTTACAAAATTTAGATTATACTTCACACGCAATTTAACTGAAAGGATCGAAAATGAAAAAGATTTTCATCGCATGTGCTGCATTAGCGGCAATTAGTTCAAGTGCTTTTGCTGCTGACGGAGAGGCGCTATTCAAAAAATGCGCAGCATGCCACGGCGCAAACGCTGACAAACCTTACCTAGGCGGTAAAGTTCCAGCGCTAAACACACTTGCAAAAGACGATATTGTCGCTAGTATCAAAGGCTACAAAGAAGGCACTGTCGGCGACGGCGGTAAGGGCAAATACGGCATGGCTGGCGTAATGAAAGGCCAAGTCGCAACACTAGATGACGAGTCAATCGCAGCATTGGCTGATTTCATCGAAAGCAAAAAATAATCCCCCTTTTTAATCAATTCTAGCCTGGCGCGTCCCCCTCGCGTCAGGCTTTTTTAATTTAATCAAATTTATAATCATTGAAATTTTGAAATTTGGAGCTTTTATGAGCGATTTAAATTTTATAAACGAGATGAAAAACAAGGCTATCGCCAGTGAGAATTTAAGCAAAAACGAAGCGTTAAATTTAGCTAAAACTAGCGATTTGGACGCACTTTTGAGCGCGGCAAATGAGATTAGGCAAATTTGCTGTGGCGATGAGTTTAATTTTTGCTCGATTATAAATGCGCGTTCTGGCAAATGCTCGGAAGATTGCAAATATTGCGCTCAGTCTGCGCATTTTAAAACAGGTTGCGAAACTTACTCGCTTTTGGAGACTACGCCCGTTTTGCAAATGGCAGGGCAAAACGAAAAGGCAAAAGTTCATCGCTTTTCGCTCGTTGCCAGTGGTCGTGGGATAAGAGAAAATGACAAAGATATGCCAAAAATCGAGCAAATTTATCGTGCGCTAAGAGAGCAGACAAATTTGCACCTTTGCGCTTCGTTTGGGATTGCCACAAAAGAAGCCTTGCAAAAGCTTAAAGATAGTGGCGTGAAAACCTATCATCATAATTTAGAGACTTCGCGCAGATTTTATCCGCGAATTTGCACCACACACAGCTAAGATGATAGAGTGCAAACTATCAAAAACTGCCACGCTGTCGGGCTTGATGTGTGTAGCGGCGGGATTTTTGGGCTTGGCGAGAGCGTGGAAGACCGCATAGATATGGCGTTTGAGTTGCGAGAACTTGGCGTAAGCTCTGTGCCGATAAACATTTTAATGCCGATTTCAGGCACTCCGCTTCAAAACTGCGCGCCGCTTAGCGAAGAAGAAATTTTACGCTCTATTGCTGTGTATAGATTTATTTTACCGCGCGTTTATCTGCGTTTTGCGGGCGGACGCGTAAAGCTTGGTAAAAGTATAGAAAAAGCGCTAAATTCTGGCGTAAATTCGGCTATTACAGGGGATTTTCTCACCACCACCGGCGATAGCATAAAAGGCGATATGAAGCTTGTCGCTTCACTTGGATTTAGGATATAAATTTGCGAATTTAAGCTGTTTTTTGTAAAATTTCGCAAAAATTTTGGAGAAAAAATGTTTAACGGACTAATTAGAGAAATCGCCGAAGTCATTAGTTTTAGCGGAAATTCGCTTCGAATTCGCGCCAAATTTCGCCCTGAGCATATCGGCGATAGTATCGCCATAAACGGCGCGTGTTTGAGCGTAACGCAAATTTTATCTGACGGCTTTGTCGTGGAGATTTCGAGCGAAACCGCCGCACTCATCGCCACGCAAAATTTCAGAGGCAGAGTGCATATCGAACCTGCTATGCGACTTGGAGATCGCATTGACGGGCATTTGGTGCAGGGCCACATCGAC is part of the Campylobacter sp. VBCF_01 NA2 genome and harbors:
- a CDS encoding c-type cytochrome, whose product is MKKIFIACAALAAISSSAFAADGEALFKKCAACHGANADKPYLGGKVPALNTLAKDDIVASIKGYKEGTVGDGGKGKYGMAGVMKGQVATLDDESIAALADFIESKK
- a CDS encoding radical SAM protein, which gives rise to MSDLNFINEMKNKAIASENLSKNEALNLAKTSDLDALLSAANEIRQICCGDEFNFCSIINARSGKCSEDCKYCAQSAHFKTGCETYSLLETTPVLQMAGQNEKAKVHRFSLVASGRGIRENDKDMPKIEQIYRALREQTNLHLCASFGIATKEALQKLKDSGVKTYHHNLETSRRFYPRICTTHS